The following are encoded together in the Pedobacter steynii genome:
- a CDS encoding Crp/Fnr family transcriptional regulator encodes MLLLTEIEKVIPISKEMDVATRKKFVKRKVFKTESLHETGKIARELFFIEEGLIRIFYHNDSGKDITYGFYTEGDFVTVPESFYTQSASKYHMETLEEGLIYAISYTELNLLLHDFPEMQRFENKTLQSFLLKASERIVALQFLSAEERYDTLMETQPSIIRRAPLGTIASYLGITQETLSRIRNKKKSLFDLDQKRIA; translated from the coding sequence ATGCTCTTACTAACAGAAATCGAAAAAGTGATCCCTATTTCCAAGGAGATGGACGTGGCCACCCGAAAGAAGTTTGTAAAACGAAAAGTTTTCAAAACAGAAAGTTTACATGAAACCGGAAAGATTGCCAGGGAGTTGTTCTTTATAGAAGAAGGGTTGATCCGCATTTTTTACCACAACGATTCAGGCAAAGACATTACCTACGGTTTTTATACCGAGGGTGATTTTGTGACCGTTCCTGAAAGTTTCTACACACAATCGGCTTCCAAGTACCATATGGAAACGCTGGAAGAAGGGCTAATCTATGCCATTTCTTATACCGAACTGAACCTGCTGCTCCATGATTTTCCGGAAATGCAGCGATTTGAAAATAAGACCCTGCAAAGCTTTTTGCTAAAAGCCAGTGAACGCATTGTGGCACTTCAGTTTCTTAGTGCCGAGGAAAGGTATGATACCCTGATGGAAACACAACCGAGCATCATCAGAAGAGCGCCTCTTGGAACAATTGCTTCTTACCTGGGAATTACGCAGGAAACCCTTAGCAGGATAAGAAATAAGAAGAAATCCCTTTTTGATTTAGATCAAAAGAGAATTGCTTAA
- a CDS encoding TolC family protein translates to MKAILKHIFVLFIGLFPLILHAQQSGPPGLTELIDSAVKKDHMLANKLLDIESSKIDRKKLSEVYLPNAEVSGKYAFLANGVNLGLPGTSLFDLISIPEINSGFTSNANLFKADLSLSSVLYAGGKVSALKSALNAKTKAQTALLEKDRQQIITEISKAYDQLALLRQVKSVLDKSRERYEINKKTADKALNYGLITKYEHQKVEVAQATLASKIQEYEGKRNLLLHQLETLTGISLERLGLIENELSPIKTVTSRHTIENRPEFTALSAAIEAHGFQLKAAQTWWRPKVQAAASLGYLNLFDVDMKGKHDLPVIGRFSSHTNKIEVAPNFTVGVGFKWDIFDGNKGKREVQQARIEVKKAENEKAEAEEKLKLNLIKTQTDYNNSNSELVVKQKQMKMAENALTQAGKEFKTGLIKAADLIGAESDYQTASLDYLQAVFNQRRNAIELLKATGSLNRSTIQ, encoded by the coding sequence ATGAAAGCTATTTTAAAACACATTTTTGTACTTTTTATCGGATTGTTTCCCCTGATATTGCATGCTCAGCAATCCGGTCCTCCGGGTTTAACCGAGCTGATTGATAGCGCAGTAAAGAAGGATCATATGCTGGCCAATAAACTGCTGGATATAGAGTCTTCTAAAATCGACCGGAAAAAACTATCGGAAGTATACCTCCCTAATGCCGAGGTATCCGGGAAATATGCCTTTCTTGCTAATGGCGTTAATTTAGGATTACCAGGAACGTCTTTATTCGATTTGATCAGCATTCCTGAAATCAATTCTGGTTTTACGTCCAATGCCAACCTTTTTAAAGCAGACCTTAGTCTGAGCAGCGTATTGTATGCCGGAGGAAAAGTATCCGCTCTTAAAAGTGCCTTAAATGCGAAAACCAAAGCACAAACTGCTTTACTGGAGAAAGACCGTCAGCAGATCATTACAGAAATTTCCAAAGCCTACGATCAGCTGGCTTTGCTCAGACAGGTAAAATCAGTGCTGGATAAAAGCAGGGAACGTTATGAAATCAATAAGAAAACTGCTGATAAGGCACTGAATTATGGATTGATTACCAAATACGAACATCAGAAGGTAGAAGTTGCACAAGCTACACTTGCCTCTAAAATACAGGAGTACGAAGGGAAAAGAAACCTGTTATTGCACCAGTTGGAAACCCTAACGGGCATTAGCCTGGAGCGTTTAGGACTGATTGAAAATGAATTGTCGCCCATTAAAACGGTGACTTCCCGGCATACCATAGAAAACAGACCGGAATTCACTGCTTTGTCTGCTGCCATAGAGGCACATGGTTTCCAGCTTAAAGCTGCACAAACCTGGTGGAGGCCTAAAGTACAGGCTGCGGCATCTTTAGGTTATCTAAACCTGTTTGATGTGGACATGAAAGGAAAGCATGATCTGCCGGTAATCGGCCGTTTCAGCAGTCATACGAACAAAATTGAGGTGGCACCTAACTTTACAGTCGGGGTGGGCTTTAAGTGGGATATTTTTGACGGGAATAAAGGGAAAAGAGAAGTTCAGCAGGCGAGGATAGAGGTGAAAAAAGCCGAAAATGAAAAAGCCGAAGCGGAAGAAAAACTGAAACTAAACCTGATCAAGACCCAAACGGATTATAACAATTCAAATTCGGAACTGGTGGTTAAACAGAAACAAATGAAGATGGCCGAAAATGCTTTGACACAAGCGGGGAAGGAGTTCAAAACCGGATTGATTAAAGCTGCAGATCTGATTGGTGCGGAAAGTGATTACCAGACTGCTTCATTGGATTATCTTCAGGCGGTCTTTAACCAGCGCCGCAATGCAATAGAATTATTAAAAGCTACAGGTAGCCTGAACCGTTCTACCATTCAATAA
- a CDS encoding NUDIX hydrolase, giving the protein MANQSAGILLYRKTLNGPEFFLVHPGGPFFRNKDLGWWTIPKGEILPDELPLDAAIREFDEETGYRPEGKFIELHPIVQKGGKKVWCWAIAGDLDSKRITCNTFDLEWPPKSGKIVAFNEVDKAGWFSLQESEKYINQRQFAFLLELNQLLT; this is encoded by the coding sequence ATGGCAAATCAAAGTGCAGGCATTTTGTTGTACCGAAAGACCCTTAACGGACCTGAGTTTTTTCTTGTCCATCCTGGCGGGCCCTTTTTTCGGAATAAAGATCTGGGCTGGTGGACCATCCCAAAAGGAGAGATCCTGCCAGACGAATTACCTTTGGACGCGGCAATCAGAGAGTTTGATGAGGAAACAGGCTATCGGCCTGAAGGAAAGTTTATTGAACTTCATCCCATCGTACAAAAGGGAGGTAAAAAGGTTTGGTGCTGGGCTATAGCAGGTGATCTGGATTCAAAAAGAATAACCTGTAATACTTTTGATTTAGAATGGCCACCAAAATCAGGTAAAATTGTTGCTTTTAATGAGGTCGATAAGGCAGGTTGGTTTAGTCTGCAGGAATCAGAAAAATATATTAACCAGAGGCAATTTGCTTTTTTGCTGGAATTGAATCAACTGTTAACCTGA
- a CDS encoding HlyD family secretion protein — protein MMNTSFKSVLFVLVLAASACSKPEKSTEGKIKRETLAFAPKVTGRVLKIYVKEGDFVKEGDTLAMLDVPEVNAKLSQAKGAVKAAGAQRDMAKNGATENQLKQLRAKKAGITEQFKFAEKSFSRAKAMFADSMMTPQAFDEATAKYNGAKAQLTAVNAEYNEAEKGVRIETRTATQGQAEQALGVLQEVEVALSERYIIATNDMQVETISLRVGELATAGYPLFNGYLPNTTYFRFTIPESKIAAYKKGEAIEVTVLYNKEKLKGKIQTVKQLTRYADITAAYPNYDVEEAVYEVKIIPDDIQAAEKLLVNATTIL, from the coding sequence ATGATGAACACTTCATTCAAAAGCGTATTATTTGTACTTGTCCTGGCAGCATCAGCCTGCTCAAAGCCCGAAAAAAGTACTGAAGGTAAGATTAAGCGCGAAACCCTGGCCTTTGCGCCAAAGGTAACCGGGCGTGTTTTAAAGATTTATGTGAAAGAAGGTGATTTTGTGAAAGAAGGGGATACCCTGGCCATGCTGGATGTACCGGAGGTAAATGCCAAACTCTCTCAGGCAAAAGGAGCGGTAAAAGCTGCCGGTGCGCAACGGGATATGGCTAAAAACGGAGCTACAGAGAACCAGTTGAAACAACTGCGGGCCAAGAAAGCGGGGATCACTGAACAGTTTAAATTTGCAGAGAAATCTTTCAGCAGGGCAAAGGCCATGTTTGCGGATAGTATGATGACCCCACAGGCATTTGATGAGGCAACGGCCAAATATAATGGCGCAAAAGCACAACTGACCGCAGTAAATGCAGAGTATAATGAAGCCGAAAAAGGAGTCCGTATTGAAACCCGTACCGCAACACAGGGACAGGCAGAACAGGCATTAGGTGTATTGCAGGAGGTAGAAGTGGCTTTATCCGAAAGGTATATTATCGCCACCAATGATATGCAGGTAGAAACGATCAGCTTAAGGGTGGGCGAGCTGGCTACTGCGGGTTATCCTTTGTTTAATGGATATCTGCCGAACACCACTTATTTCAGGTTCACCATTCCTGAAAGTAAAATCGCGGCCTACAAAAAAGGCGAAGCGATTGAAGTAACGGTACTTTATAATAAGGAAAAGTTAAAAGGAAAAATACAAACTGTGAAACAGCTGACACGTTATGCGGATATCACGGCTGCTTATCCCAATTATGATGTGGAAGAAGCGGTGTATGAAGTAAAGATCATTCCTGATGATATCCAGGCTGCGGAGAAATTATTGGTAAATGCCACAACGATCCTTTAA
- a CDS encoding ABC transporter permease, with protein MKNFFALIKREFGLFFADSTLRSVFLLAPIIYALLFGFVYQKGKVEHLPILVVDLDNTPLSNQLIDMLGENEKLQVVRVKNSNNGTTETMRQMKAVVTVVIPERFEASVLQKRYPEVNTYINTTNLLTANMASQGVQTTLGTFSAGINMQGLKKKGMGAEQAATQYEPFKVNYIRLYNETGNYFTYMWPGVLAVVLQQVLLLGLAVSFAREYENKTLETEFLGRAGSAFSAILIKVIPFWIMSIFILGIYYAFHHIFRAPIPSPLMNYAFTTGLFIMATTFLGVFISALLPSALKATQVLMLLATPAFIIGGYSWPLEAMPVGVQWLSAILPLTPFLNAHKMMLFQHGSLGDVLPSIQHLCVLILVYGVLALITVRLKIYQMKKNVAKVEDKATES; from the coding sequence ATGAAAAACTTCTTTGCATTGATAAAAAGGGAATTTGGGTTGTTCTTTGCCGACAGTACATTGCGCTCTGTATTTCTGTTGGCACCCATCATTTATGCTTTGCTTTTTGGCTTTGTTTATCAAAAAGGAAAAGTAGAACACTTGCCGATTCTGGTGGTAGATCTGGACAATACGCCTTTGAGTAACCAGCTGATTGACATGCTTGGTGAAAACGAAAAACTTCAGGTGGTACGTGTTAAAAACAGCAATAACGGAACCACCGAAACCATGCGGCAAATGAAAGCGGTGGTTACCGTAGTAATTCCGGAAAGATTTGAAGCTTCGGTTCTGCAAAAGCGCTATCCGGAGGTAAATACTTATATCAATACGACCAATCTGCTCACTGCAAACATGGCATCGCAGGGGGTGCAAACTACGCTGGGAACTTTCAGTGCCGGAATTAACATGCAGGGACTAAAGAAAAAAGGAATGGGAGCGGAGCAGGCCGCTACTCAATACGAGCCTTTTAAAGTCAATTATATTCGTTTATATAATGAAACCGGTAACTACTTTACCTACATGTGGCCTGGTGTATTGGCCGTGGTATTACAACAGGTTTTGCTGTTGGGACTTGCCGTTAGTTTTGCAAGAGAATATGAGAACAAAACACTGGAAACTGAATTTTTAGGACGTGCGGGATCTGCATTTTCTGCAATCTTAATCAAAGTGATCCCATTTTGGATCATGAGTATTTTTATATTGGGAATTTACTATGCTTTTCATCATATTTTCAGGGCCCCGATACCAAGTCCTTTAATGAATTATGCTTTTACAACAGGGCTTTTTATCATGGCCACTACTTTTCTGGGGGTATTTATCAGTGCCTTACTGCCAAGCGCGTTAAAGGCTACGCAAGTGCTGATGTTATTGGCTACTCCGGCCTTTATCATTGGTGGATATTCCTGGCCGCTGGAAGCCATGCCAGTGGGGGTACAGTGGTTATCGGCGATATTGCCACTCACACCATTCCTGAATGCGCATAAAATGATGCTTTTTCAGCATGGTTCTCTGGGAGATGTATTGCCCTCCATCCAACACCTCTGCGTATTGATCCTGGTATATGGTGTACTGGCCCTAATTACAGTCAGGCTAAAGATTTACCAGATGAAAAAAAATGTAGCAAAGGTGGAGGATAAGGCAACTGAATC